The DNA region CGCCGGCGGTCACCGTGGGGCTGACGTTGACGCCGATCGTCCCGAAGCCGCCCTGCAGCTCGCCGATCCAGAAGCCCTGCCGGCCCTGGTCGTAGCCGAACGATCGGGTGAAGTCGAGCAATGCGCCCCGCCACTGGACATCCCGATCGACCAGGGCCGAATGCTTCGGATAGAACGAGGTGCCGTAGTAGTCCACCTGCCGCGCCATCGTCCAGTCGTCGGCCTGTCCTTCCCAGTGGTGCGGCGAGGCGAACAGCCCGACGCCCGCCGCATGGCTCGTGATGACGACGCCAGGTGCAGCCTTGCGGACGGCGTCGGCGCGATCCTTCAGATCCTCGCCGAGCTTGTCGACGATGAAGGCCTTCCAGTCGAGATAGTCGGTGAACGAGAGAATCGTGCTGAGGCGACTCGGTTCGACCTCGTCGAAGCTCGTGAAGTGCCGATACCAGGCGCGATTGAGGGCCTCGACGCTGCCGTACTTGCGCTGCAGCCACGCCCGGAAGCGCGCCTTCGTGTGCACGCAGAAGCAGAACTCCGGATTGGCAATCCACGTCGGCGTCGCCCAGTTGACGACGTGAGGCTCGCTCCAGAGGTCGAACCCGAGGAATGCCTTGCTGCGCGCGGCGCGACTGGCCAGCGCGGCGTAGAAGGCGACGTCGGCGTCGCGCACGCCATCATGGTCGCGACAGTAGCCGGGCGACGACTCCGGCGTGATCGCCTGGCCGTTGCTCGACACGAAGAGGCTGTCGGGGTGGCGCCTGCCGATCCAGCCCGGCGCCGAGTCCATGTAGACCTGCAGGACGAGCGTCAGCCCCTCCTCCTCGGCGAGTTCGAGCAGCACGTCGAGCGTCTCGAACTGGTACTGCCGCTCGACGGGCTCGCCGCTCGCCCAGTCGATCCAGGCGCGGATCGTGGTGAACCCCAGGGCCTTGATCTGCTGCACGTCGGCGCGCCACGCCTCCTTCTTCTGGCGGGCGTCGCGTTCGAGCATCGGCGCGCGGGCCTTGCCGCCGCCGTACCACACCGCCATGGGCAGCACTCGGGCGGGCGGCGCCGGCGTCCGGGCCGACGGCCGGAGGGTGAGCGTCATCACGCCCAGGGCCAGGCACAGGAGCAACACGCGGCGCATGGGGGAATGATACGGTTCCGGGCACCGGGCACACGCCGGGCACCGGGCACCGGGCACCGGACCCGGCCATCGAGGACGACACACATGTCACGCGCAACAGCAGTCATCGCCGGCATCGTGACCTGCATCGCGGGCACCGTCGTCGCAAGCGGCGTGGTCGGAGTGGGCGCACAGGCGCCGCCGCCGCGCGACTACCCGGTGCAGCCGGTGCCCTTCACGGCGGTGACGCTCGACGACGAGTTCTGGGCGCCGCGGATCGAGCGCAACCGGACGGCGTCGATCCCGACGGCCTTGCAGCAGTGCGAGATCACCGGGCGGGTCGAGAACTTCCGCCGGGCGGCGCGCGTCCTGCGCGGCGAGCCGCTCGAGAACACGAAGCCGCCGGGCTACCCGTTCGACGACAGCGACCTCTACAAGGTCATCGAGGGCGCCTCCTACGCCTTGAGCGTGACGCCCGACCCGAAGCTCGACGCCTACGTCGACGAGTTGATCGCGACCATCGCGGCAGCGCAGGAACGCGACGGCTACCTGTACACGACGCGGACCATCAATCCTGCCGCCCCGCATCCGTGGGCCGGCACCGCACGCTGGGAACTGGAGCGCGACGACAGCCACGAGTTGTACAACCTCGGGCACCTGTTCGAGGCCGCCGCGGCGCATCATCAGGCCACCGGCAAGCGCACGCTGCTCGACGTCGCGGTGCGCGCCGCCGATCTCCTCGACCGCACGTTCGGCCCGGGCAAGGCGTCGATCTGGCCCGGACACCAGGTCACCGAGATGGGGCTCGTGCGCCTGTACCGCGTGACCGGAGAGGCACGCTACCTCGCGCTGGCGAAGTTCCTGCTCGACGCGCGCGGCCCCAACGCCGGCGAGAAGACCAACCCTCGCGGACTCGAGTACAACCAGGCGCACCTGCGCGCCGTCGAGCAGACCGAGCCGGTCGGGCACGCCGTCCGCGCCATGTACATGTACGCGGGCATGGCCGATGTCGCCGCGATCACCGGCGACGTGGCTTACGCCAGGGCGCTGGATGCCATCTGGACGCACACGGTCGGCAGCAAGCTGTACGTCACCGGCGGCATCGGCGCGACCGGGGCGGGCGAGGCATTCGGCGCGCGGTACGAGCTGCCGAACATGAGTGCGTACAACGAGACGTGCGCGTCGGTGGGCATGGATTTCTGGAACCACCGGCTCTTCCTGCTGCACGGCGACGGCAAGTACGTCGACGTGCTCGAGCGCACGCTGTTCAACGCGCTGCTGTCGGGCGTTGCCCTCGACGGGCGCACGTACTTCTACCCGAACCCGCTCGAGTCCATCGGGCAGCACCAGCGCAGCCCCTGGTTCGGTGTCGCCTGCTGCCCGGGCAACATCACCCGGTTCCTGGCTTCGCTCCCCGGTTACCTGTACGCGCACCAGGGCGACACGATCTTCGTCAACCTGTATGCGGCCGGCACGGCCCGCATCGACACCGATGGCGGCCACCGCGTCACCCTGCGCCAGCAGACCCGCTACCCGTGGGACGGACGCGTCTCGGTGACCGTGACGCCGGAAGCCTCGCGCAGCTTCGCGCTCAAGCTGCGCATCCCGGGCTGGGCCCGCGAGCAACCCGTGCCGAGCGACCTCTATCGCTTCGACGACGGGCCCGCGCCGGCGCCGACGCTGACGGTCAACGGCGCGGCCGTGCCGGTCGAGGTCGATCGCGGCTACGCGACGATCCGACGCGCGTGGAACGCTGGCGACGTCGTGACGCTGGACCTGCCGATGCCGGCGCGCCGGGTGCGCGCCCATCCGTCGGTCGAAGCCGACCGCGACCGGGTCGCCGTGCAACGCGGCCCCATCGTCATGGCGGCCGAGTGGCCGGACAACGACGGCGACGTCCGCAACGTCGTCATCGCGGCGGACGCGCCGCTCGCGACGCGCTTCCGCGCCGACCTGCTCGGCGGCGTCCCGGTGGTCACGACGCGGGGCACGGCGCTGGCCCGCGCCCGCGACGGCAGCCTGACGCGACGCCCGCGCGAGGTCACGCTGATTCCGTATGCCACGTGGGCCAACAGGGGCGCCGGTCCGATGGCCGTGTGGCTCGCCACCAGCGACGCCGCCGCGAAGCCGCGCCCGTTCCCCACCGTATCGGTGCGCAGCACGGTGACGACGTCGCCGGCCCGGCGGAGCCCGCGCCCGATCAACGACGGCGAACTTCCCGCCTCGTCAGGGGACTCGACGGCGTACTTCGACTGGTGGCCCCGCAAGGGCGAGACGGCGTGGGTCGAGTACGCGCTGGCCGAGGCGGCCACCGTCGACCACGCGGCGGTGTACTGGTTCGACGACACCGGCCGGGGCGAGGTGCGGGTCCCGGCGTCATGGCACATCGAGTACCGGCAGGGCGACAAGTGGATCCCCGTCCAGGCGACGGGCGCCTACGGCACGGCGAAGGACGCGATGAACCGCGTCGCCTTCGGCCCCGTTCGCACGACCGCGCTGCGCCTCGTCGTGGTGATGCAGCCCGGCTTCTCGGCGGGCCTCCAGGAGTGGAGCGTGGACTGAGCGCTGACGGCTCTGGGCTCAGGGCTCAGGGCTCAGGGCTCAGACGGCATCTGACTGCGAGGGCTCTGACCCTCCGCCCTGCAGCAGCCAGCTCCGAATGCCCTCTGAGTCTTGAGCCTGAAGCCTTGAGCCATGGTGGTTCGGCGTTCGGCGTTCTGAACGTCAAACGTCATGGCTTCTTCCCCTCAATCCAGTCAGGTTTCTCGGTCGTGGTCGCCAGCCAGCGCACCGGTTCCACGAGGGACGCGACCGCGTCGCGCATGTGCGCCACGTTGACGTGCCGCAACTCGTCGGAGGGCTGGTGGTACTCCTTGTGCAGCCCGAAGCTCGACACGGTGTGGGCCACCACGCCGCGTCGCGCGAAGCGGATGTTGTCGGACCGCTCGAAGAAGCGCTGGTCGGGATGCGGATCGGCGACCAGCCGGGCGCCGTGCTCGGCCAGCTTCGGTCCGAGCGTCGACCGCTCGTAGCCGGTGAGCCACAGCGTGCCGGCCGCCACCTTGTCGTCCGGCCTGCCGATCATCTCGATCTGCAGGTCGGCGACGATGTCCGAGAGCGGCACGACGGGCCGGTCCACGAAGTAGCCCGCGCCGTAGCCGCCGGCTTCCTCGCTGCCGAACAACGCGAACACGATGGGTCGGCGCGGGCGTGGCCCCGACGTCAACAGCCGCGCGAGTTCCAGCACCGCCGTCACGCCAGAGGCGTCGTCGTCGGCGCCGTTGTAGATGGCATCGGTGACCTCGCCGGCCCTCGCCTCGCGCGCGCCGATGTGATCGAGGTGCGCCGACAGGATGACCGCCTGCGAGGCGGCCGACGGATCGCTGCCCGCGAGGCGCCCCACGACGTTCCACGTGCGCGTGCGCTCCAGTGGCACCAGCTCGCTCTCGAGCCGCACCGGCGTGCCATCGGCCATTGCGGTGATGGCCTCGTGCGTGGCCGCGTCGAGCGTCAGCACCGTCGGGTTGGCCGGCGGCCCCGGCGGCACGCCCACCAGTTGCGAGGCGATGCGATCGGATGGCCCGCGGGCACGAGCCCCGGTCGGCGTCGCCGCCGCCTTGCGGAGGACCAGCACCGCCCCGCCGAGGGCGCCGAACGCAGAGGTCGGCGCGTCGGCCGGCAGGATGACCACCGCCCCTGGCGGCACCGGCGCGCCGGCCACGAAGTGACGCAGCGGCCCGGCCAGCCGCGGCCCCGACACCGAGTTCACGGTGAACGCCTCACCGCGCGTGAACGTGCGGTCGCCGGCCGTGAGCACCGGTGGCGCGGCGGCCTTGTAGTGCTGCACCTCCACCTGCTGCACGAACCAGCCGTCGTCGCCCATCGGCTCGAGGCCGAGTGCGGCGAGCTGCGCGCCGATGTAGGTGGCGGCAATCCACTCGTCGCGCGTGCCGCTGCCACGGCCGTTCAGCGCGTCGCTGGCAAGGAACCGCATGTGCGCGGCGATGCGCCGCTCGAGCAGCGCCGCGTCGACGGCCGGGGCGGCCGCGACGGCCCCCTTGTCCGGGGTGACCTCCGGCGCGGGCGTGCCGTTGCAGGCCACGGCAGCGGCCAGCAGGCTGGCGAGGGCAATCGGGCGGGATGTGTGGGTGCGAAACATCCCGCCGAAAGTAGCATGACCAACGCGTCAGTACCGGTCGACGCGCTCCGACCACGTGTCGCCCAGGATCATCCGGGTCGGCCGGCCCGCCACTTCCTCGAACCGCACGATCTCGCCGACCGACTGGCCACCCCCGGGCGCCATGAGCCTGAAACGGCCGTCGCCGAGCGGCTCGAGCCTCACACGGGACTCGGCCGCAGGCGCCTGGGCCTGCAAGAGCACCAGCTGCTTGTTCAGGAGCACCACCTGGATGATGTCGTCGGAAAGGGGACTGCGATAGAGACCAGCAAAGCGGGCATAGGCGTCGTCCCACTGCGCGGTCGCCT from Luteitalea sp. TBR-22 includes:
- a CDS encoding glycoside hydrolase family 127 protein, with the protein product MSRATAVIAGIVTCIAGTVVASGVVGVGAQAPPPRDYPVQPVPFTAVTLDDEFWAPRIERNRTASIPTALQQCEITGRVENFRRAARVLRGEPLENTKPPGYPFDDSDLYKVIEGASYALSVTPDPKLDAYVDELIATIAAAQERDGYLYTTRTINPAAPHPWAGTARWELERDDSHELYNLGHLFEAAAAHHQATGKRTLLDVAVRAADLLDRTFGPGKASIWPGHQVTEMGLVRLYRVTGEARYLALAKFLLDARGPNAGEKTNPRGLEYNQAHLRAVEQTEPVGHAVRAMYMYAGMADVAAITGDVAYARALDAIWTHTVGSKLYVTGGIGATGAGEAFGARYELPNMSAYNETCASVGMDFWNHRLFLLHGDGKYVDVLERTLFNALLSGVALDGRTYFYPNPLESIGQHQRSPWFGVACCPGNITRFLASLPGYLYAHQGDTIFVNLYAAGTARIDTDGGHRVTLRQQTRYPWDGRVSVTVTPEASRSFALKLRIPGWAREQPVPSDLYRFDDGPAPAPTLTVNGAAVPVEVDRGYATIRRAWNAGDVVTLDLPMPARRVRAHPSVEADRDRVAVQRGPIVMAAEWPDNDGDVRNVVIAADAPLATRFRADLLGGVPVVTTRGTALARARDGSLTRRPREVTLIPYATWANRGAGPMAVWLATSDAAAKPRPFPTVSVRSTVTTSPARRSPRPINDGELPASSGDSTAYFDWWPRKGETAWVEYALAEAATVDHAAVYWFDDTGRGEVRVPASWHIEYRQGDKWIPVQATGAYGTAKDAMNRVAFGPVRTTALRLVVVMQPGFSAGLQEWSVD
- a CDS encoding M20/M25/M40 family metallo-hydrolase; the encoded protein is MFRTHTSRPIALASLLAAAVACNGTPAPEVTPDKGAVAAAPAVDAALLERRIAAHMRFLASDALNGRGSGTRDEWIAATYIGAQLAALGLEPMGDDGWFVQQVEVQHYKAAAPPVLTAGDRTFTRGEAFTVNSVSGPRLAGPLRHFVAGAPVPPGAVVILPADAPTSAFGALGGAVLVLRKAAATPTGARARGPSDRIASQLVGVPPGPPANPTVLTLDAATHEAITAMADGTPVRLESELVPLERTRTWNVVGRLAGSDPSAASQAVILSAHLDHIGAREARAGEVTDAIYNGADDDASGVTAVLELARLLTSGPRPRRPIVFALFGSEEAGGYGAGYFVDRPVVPLSDIVADLQIEMIGRPDDKVAAGTLWLTGYERSTLGPKLAEHGARLVADPHPDQRFFERSDNIRFARRGVVAHTVSSFGLHKEYHQPSDELRHVNVAHMRDAVASLVEPVRWLATTTEKPDWIEGKKP